A genomic region of Macaca thibetana thibetana isolate TM-01 chromosome 14, ASM2454274v1, whole genome shotgun sequence contains the following coding sequences:
- the KBTBD4 gene encoding kelch repeat and BTB domain-containing protein 4 isoform X2 has product MKGGNADSWQREKLASMESPEEPGASMDENYFVNYTFKDRSHSGRVAQGIMKLCLEEELFADVTISVEGREFQLHRLVLSAQSCFFRSMFTSNLKEAHNRVIVLQDVSESVFQLLVDYIYHGTVKLRAEELQEIYEVSDMYQLTSLFEECSRFLARTVQVGNCLQVMWLADRHSDPELYTAAKHCAKTHLAQLQNTEEFLHLPHHLLTDIISDGVPCSQNPTEAIEAWINFNKEEREAFAESLRTSLKEIGENVHIYLIGKESSRTHSLAVSLHCAEDDSISVSGQNSLCHQITAACKHGGDLYVVGGSIPRRMWKCNNATVDWEWCAPLPRDRLQHTLVSVPGKDAIYSLGGKTLQDTLSNAVIYYRVGDNVWTETTQLEVAVSGAAGANLNGIIYLLGGEENDLDFFTKPSRLIQCFDTETDKCHVKPYVLPFAGHMHAAVHKDLVFIVAEGDSLVCYNPLLDSFTRLCLPEAWSSAPSLWKIASCNGSIYVFRDRYKKGDANTYKLDPATSAVTVTRGIKVLLTNLQFVLA; this is encoded by the exons ATGAAAGGAGGGAACGCAG ACAGCTGGCAGAGAGAGAAGTTGGCTAGCATGGAATCACCAGAGGAGCCTGGAGCATCCATGGATGAGAACTACTTTGTGAACTATACTTTCAAAGATCGGTCACACTCAGGCCGTGTGGCTCAAGGCATCATGAAACTGTGTCTAGAGGAGGAGCTCTTTGCTGATGTCACCATTTCGGTGGAAGGCCGGGAGTTTCAGCTCCATCGGCTGGTCCTCTCAGCTCAGAGCTGCTTCTTCCGATCCATGTTCACTTCTAACCTGAAGGAGGCCCACAACCGGGTGATTGTGCTGCAGGATGTCAGTGAGTCTGTTTTCCAGCTCCTGGTTGATTATATCTACCATGGGACTGTGAAACTTCGAGCTGAGGAGTTGCAGGAAATTTATGAGGTGTCAGACATGTATCAGTTGACATCTCTCTTTGAGGAATGCTCTCGGTTTTTGGCCCGCACAGTGCAAGTGGGAAACTGCCTTCAGGTGATGTGGCTGGCAGATCGGCACAGTGATCCTGAGCTCTATACTGCTGCCAAACACTGTGCCAAGACCCACCTGGCCCAGCTGCAGAATACAGAGGAATTTCTCCACTTGCCTCACCACCTACTCACAGATATCATCTCGG ATGGAGTTCCATGTTCTCAGAACCCAACAGAGGCAATAGAAGCCTGGATTAACTTtaataaagaggaaagagaggctTTTGCAGAGTCACTCAGGACAAGCTTGAAG GAAATTGGGGAGAATGTGCACATTTACCTGATTGGGAAAGAGTCATCTCGTACCCACTCGTTGGCTGTGTCCTTGCACTGTGCAGAAGATGACTCCATCAGTGTAAGTGGCCAAAACAGCTTGTGCCACCAGATCACTGCGGCCTGCAAGCATGGTGGAGACTTGTATGTGGTGGGAGGGTCCATCCCACGGCGCATGTGGAAGTGCAACAATGCCACCGTTGACTGGGAGTGGTGTGCTCCTTTGCCTCGGGACCGGCTCCAGCACACCCTGGTGTCTGTGCCCGGGAAAGATGCCATATATTCACTGGGTGGCAAGACACTGCAAGATACCCTCTCCAATGCAGTCATTTATTATCGCGTAGGTGATAATGTGTGGACAGAGACAACCCAGCTAGAGGTGGCTGTGTCAGGGGCTGCTGGTGCCAACCTCAACGGGATCATCTACTTACTGGGGGGGGAGGAGAATGATCTGGACTTCTTTACCAAACCTTCCCGACTCATCCAGTGCtttgacacagagacagacaaatGCCATGTGAAGCCCTATGTGCTGCCCTTTGCAGGCCACATGCACGCAGCTGTGCATAAAGATCTGGTGTTCATCGTGGCTGAAGGGGACTCCCTGGTATGTTACAATCCCTTGCTAGACAGCTTCACCCGGCTTTGCCTTCCTGAGGCCTGGAGCTCTGCCCCATCCCTCTGGAAGATTGCCAGCTGTAACGGGAGCATCTATGTCTTCCGGGACCGATATAAAAAGGGGGATGCCAACACCTACAAGCTTGACCCTGCCACTTCAGCCGTAACTGTCACAAGAGGTATTAAGGTGCTGCTTACCAATTTGCAGTTTGTGTTGGCCTAa
- the KBTBD4 gene encoding kelch repeat and BTB domain-containing protein 4 isoform X1, giving the protein MAVNSASYSRWCCFADSWQREKLASMESPEEPGASMDENYFVNYTFKDRSHSGRVAQGIMKLCLEEELFADVTISVEGREFQLHRLVLSAQSCFFRSMFTSNLKEAHNRVIVLQDVSESVFQLLVDYIYHGTVKLRAEELQEIYEVSDMYQLTSLFEECSRFLARTVQVGNCLQVMWLADRHSDPELYTAAKHCAKTHLAQLQNTEEFLHLPHHLLTDIISDGVPCSQNPTEAIEAWINFNKEEREAFAESLRTSLKEIGENVHIYLIGKESSRTHSLAVSLHCAEDDSISVSGQNSLCHQITAACKHGGDLYVVGGSIPRRMWKCNNATVDWEWCAPLPRDRLQHTLVSVPGKDAIYSLGGKTLQDTLSNAVIYYRVGDNVWTETTQLEVAVSGAAGANLNGIIYLLGGEENDLDFFTKPSRLIQCFDTETDKCHVKPYVLPFAGHMHAAVHKDLVFIVAEGDSLVCYNPLLDSFTRLCLPEAWSSAPSLWKIASCNGSIYVFRDRYKKGDANTYKLDPATSAVTVTRGIKVLLTNLQFVLA; this is encoded by the exons ATGGCTGTGAATTCCGCAAGTTACTCAAGGTGGTGTTGCTTTGCAGACAGCTGGCAGAGAGAGAAGTTGGCTAGCATGGAATCACCAGAGGAGCCTGGAGCATCCATGGATGAGAACTACTTTGTGAACTATACTTTCAAAGATCGGTCACACTCAGGCCGTGTGGCTCAAGGCATCATGAAACTGTGTCTAGAGGAGGAGCTCTTTGCTGATGTCACCATTTCGGTGGAAGGCCGGGAGTTTCAGCTCCATCGGCTGGTCCTCTCAGCTCAGAGCTGCTTCTTCCGATCCATGTTCACTTCTAACCTGAAGGAGGCCCACAACCGGGTGATTGTGCTGCAGGATGTCAGTGAGTCTGTTTTCCAGCTCCTGGTTGATTATATCTACCATGGGACTGTGAAACTTCGAGCTGAGGAGTTGCAGGAAATTTATGAGGTGTCAGACATGTATCAGTTGACATCTCTCTTTGAGGAATGCTCTCGGTTTTTGGCCCGCACAGTGCAAGTGGGAAACTGCCTTCAGGTGATGTGGCTGGCAGATCGGCACAGTGATCCTGAGCTCTATACTGCTGCCAAACACTGTGCCAAGACCCACCTGGCCCAGCTGCAGAATACAGAGGAATTTCTCCACTTGCCTCACCACCTACTCACAGATATCATCTCGG ATGGAGTTCCATGTTCTCAGAACCCAACAGAGGCAATAGAAGCCTGGATTAACTTtaataaagaggaaagagaggctTTTGCAGAGTCACTCAGGACAAGCTTGAAG GAAATTGGGGAGAATGTGCACATTTACCTGATTGGGAAAGAGTCATCTCGTACCCACTCGTTGGCTGTGTCCTTGCACTGTGCAGAAGATGACTCCATCAGTGTAAGTGGCCAAAACAGCTTGTGCCACCAGATCACTGCGGCCTGCAAGCATGGTGGAGACTTGTATGTGGTGGGAGGGTCCATCCCACGGCGCATGTGGAAGTGCAACAATGCCACCGTTGACTGGGAGTGGTGTGCTCCTTTGCCTCGGGACCGGCTCCAGCACACCCTGGTGTCTGTGCCCGGGAAAGATGCCATATATTCACTGGGTGGCAAGACACTGCAAGATACCCTCTCCAATGCAGTCATTTATTATCGCGTAGGTGATAATGTGTGGACAGAGACAACCCAGCTAGAGGTGGCTGTGTCAGGGGCTGCTGGTGCCAACCTCAACGGGATCATCTACTTACTGGGGGGGGAGGAGAATGATCTGGACTTCTTTACCAAACCTTCCCGACTCATCCAGTGCtttgacacagagacagacaaatGCCATGTGAAGCCCTATGTGCTGCCCTTTGCAGGCCACATGCACGCAGCTGTGCATAAAGATCTGGTGTTCATCGTGGCTGAAGGGGACTCCCTGGTATGTTACAATCCCTTGCTAGACAGCTTCACCCGGCTTTGCCTTCCTGAGGCCTGGAGCTCTGCCCCATCCCTCTGGAAGATTGCCAGCTGTAACGGGAGCATCTATGTCTTCCGGGACCGATATAAAAAGGGGGATGCCAACACCTACAAGCTTGACCCTGCCACTTCAGCCGTAACTGTCACAAGAGGTATTAAGGTGCTGCTTACCAATTTGCAGTTTGTGTTGGCCTAa
- the KBTBD4 gene encoding kelch repeat and BTB domain-containing protein 4 isoform X3 has protein sequence MESPEEPGASMDENYFVNYTFKDRSHSGRVAQGIMKLCLEEELFADVTISVEGREFQLHRLVLSAQSCFFRSMFTSNLKEAHNRVIVLQDVSESVFQLLVDYIYHGTVKLRAEELQEIYEVSDMYQLTSLFEECSRFLARTVQVGNCLQVMWLADRHSDPELYTAAKHCAKTHLAQLQNTEEFLHLPHHLLTDIISDGVPCSQNPTEAIEAWINFNKEEREAFAESLRTSLKEIGENVHIYLIGKESSRTHSLAVSLHCAEDDSISVSGQNSLCHQITAACKHGGDLYVVGGSIPRRMWKCNNATVDWEWCAPLPRDRLQHTLVSVPGKDAIYSLGGKTLQDTLSNAVIYYRVGDNVWTETTQLEVAVSGAAGANLNGIIYLLGGEENDLDFFTKPSRLIQCFDTETDKCHVKPYVLPFAGHMHAAVHKDLVFIVAEGDSLVCYNPLLDSFTRLCLPEAWSSAPSLWKIASCNGSIYVFRDRYKKGDANTYKLDPATSAVTVTRGIKVLLTNLQFVLA, from the exons ATGGAATCACCAGAGGAGCCTGGAGCATCCATGGATGAGAACTACTTTGTGAACTATACTTTCAAAGATCGGTCACACTCAGGCCGTGTGGCTCAAGGCATCATGAAACTGTGTCTAGAGGAGGAGCTCTTTGCTGATGTCACCATTTCGGTGGAAGGCCGGGAGTTTCAGCTCCATCGGCTGGTCCTCTCAGCTCAGAGCTGCTTCTTCCGATCCATGTTCACTTCTAACCTGAAGGAGGCCCACAACCGGGTGATTGTGCTGCAGGATGTCAGTGAGTCTGTTTTCCAGCTCCTGGTTGATTATATCTACCATGGGACTGTGAAACTTCGAGCTGAGGAGTTGCAGGAAATTTATGAGGTGTCAGACATGTATCAGTTGACATCTCTCTTTGAGGAATGCTCTCGGTTTTTGGCCCGCACAGTGCAAGTGGGAAACTGCCTTCAGGTGATGTGGCTGGCAGATCGGCACAGTGATCCTGAGCTCTATACTGCTGCCAAACACTGTGCCAAGACCCACCTGGCCCAGCTGCAGAATACAGAGGAATTTCTCCACTTGCCTCACCACCTACTCACAGATATCATCTCGG ATGGAGTTCCATGTTCTCAGAACCCAACAGAGGCAATAGAAGCCTGGATTAACTTtaataaagaggaaagagaggctTTTGCAGAGTCACTCAGGACAAGCTTGAAG GAAATTGGGGAGAATGTGCACATTTACCTGATTGGGAAAGAGTCATCTCGTACCCACTCGTTGGCTGTGTCCTTGCACTGTGCAGAAGATGACTCCATCAGTGTAAGTGGCCAAAACAGCTTGTGCCACCAGATCACTGCGGCCTGCAAGCATGGTGGAGACTTGTATGTGGTGGGAGGGTCCATCCCACGGCGCATGTGGAAGTGCAACAATGCCACCGTTGACTGGGAGTGGTGTGCTCCTTTGCCTCGGGACCGGCTCCAGCACACCCTGGTGTCTGTGCCCGGGAAAGATGCCATATATTCACTGGGTGGCAAGACACTGCAAGATACCCTCTCCAATGCAGTCATTTATTATCGCGTAGGTGATAATGTGTGGACAGAGACAACCCAGCTAGAGGTGGCTGTGTCAGGGGCTGCTGGTGCCAACCTCAACGGGATCATCTACTTACTGGGGGGGGAGGAGAATGATCTGGACTTCTTTACCAAACCTTCCCGACTCATCCAGTGCtttgacacagagacagacaaatGCCATGTGAAGCCCTATGTGCTGCCCTTTGCAGGCCACATGCACGCAGCTGTGCATAAAGATCTGGTGTTCATCGTGGCTGAAGGGGACTCCCTGGTATGTTACAATCCCTTGCTAGACAGCTTCACCCGGCTTTGCCTTCCTGAGGCCTGGAGCTCTGCCCCATCCCTCTGGAAGATTGCCAGCTGTAACGGGAGCATCTATGTCTTCCGGGACCGATATAAAAAGGGGGATGCCAACACCTACAAGCTTGACCCTGCCACTTCAGCCGTAACTGTCACAAGAGGTATTAAGGTGCTGCTTACCAATTTGCAGTTTGTGTTGGCCTAa